The proteins below are encoded in one region of Diorhabda carinulata isolate Delta chromosome 3, icDioCari1.1, whole genome shotgun sequence:
- the LOC130891967 gene encoding FMR1-interacting protein NUFIP1 isoform X3, translated as MYKNVRRCGKSVRRAGGGCNRSYPEYRLEEGKTNGDREEMRFCCEPCDRDFVSKFQYDRHVSQHRTCNLDGCKFTAHEKIVEKHVAMQHASGLYDKIRNINTPEEIAKWVEERKRRYPNKENVLKRREKQEQMLKRGERIKKNDNRFGRNKFRLSKIGNSKVPPKKKMKRPFVKETKPVSLINEKCDWNGRMYPFKGTTTMEPESDKVPSDYEDEEWINKPPKNVGIKLNNALGALIGAYMSGSDTEDEKPTEVVNEKKKDEGEPPPEVQETVVTKAEVVSGRRKRKRQRPLTKKRPDVKSAGAKDGLSYKFKKRKVTLLEKLLENEIRHERNVLLQCVRYVVENKFFVKENETC; from the exons GTTGTAACCGTTCTTATCCAGAATATCGTCTGGAAGAAGGAAAAACTAACGGCGATCGGGAAGAAATGCGTTTTTGTTGCGAACCTTGCGACAGAGATTTCGTATCGAAATTTCAATACGACAGACACGTGTCGCAACACAGAACGTGCAATTTGGACGGTTGCAAATTTACGGCGCACGAAAAAATCGTCGAAAAACACGTCGCCATGCAACACGCTTCCGGTTTATACGACAAAATTAGGAATATAAATACGCCGGAAGAGATAGCTAAATGGGTGGAGGAAAGGAAGAGGCGTTATCCCAATAAGGAAAATGTGTTGAAGAGACGGGAGAAGCAAGAACAGATGTTGAAACGAGGAGAGAGAATTAAGAAAAACGATAACCGTTTCGGGAGGAATAAATTTAGAT TATCGAAAATAGGAAACAGCAAAGTACCTCCGAAAAAGAAGATGAAACGTCCTTTCGTTAAAGAAACTAAACCGGTTTCTTTGATAAACGAAAAATGCGATTGGAATGGTAGGATGTATCCATTTAAAGGTACCACCACGATGGAACCTGAAAGCGATAAAGTACCCAGCGATTACGAAGACGAAGAATGGATAAATAAACCACCTAAAAACGTAGGAATAAAGTTGAATAACGCATTGGGGGCTCTGATCGGGGCTTATATGAGCGGAAGTGATACGGAAGACGAAAAACCAACAGAAGTGGTtaacgaaaagaaaaaagacGAAGGGGAACCGCCTCCGGAAGTACAGGAAACTGTGGTGACTAAAGCTGAAGTTGTATCGGGACGCCGGAAACGGAAGAGACAGAGACCTCTGACTAAAAAACGACCAGATGTTAAAAGTGCTGGTGCTAAAGACGGTTTGagttacaaatttaaaaaacggAAAGTGACGTTGCTGGAAAAACTTCTGGAAAATGAAATTAGGCACGAGAGGAACGTTTTGTTACAGTGTGTTCGATATgtagtggaaaataaattttttgtcaagGAAAACGAAACTTGTTGA